Proteins found in one Salvia splendens isolate huo1 chromosome 10, SspV2, whole genome shotgun sequence genomic segment:
- the LOC121752352 gene encoding thioredoxin-like protein HCF164, chloroplastic yields the protein MASTSSIATIPRFRSSSPHSYLHPPRFLKFTSHFQENDLRRHRIFCGNNSDPSSTKEKPESGIDAAATETTSSAGAELPAYPTKDLNRRVAVASMLGAVGLFASTRLDFGGTSLKDLSALALPYEEALSNGKPTVVEFYADWCEVCRVLAPDVYKVKQQFKDKVNFVMLNVDNTKWEQELDEFGVEGIPHFAFLDKDGNEEGNVVGRLPRLYLLENVDALARGAANVPHARVVGQYSSTEARKVHQVVDPRSHG from the exons ATGGCTTCAACCTCCAGCATCGCCACCATTCCCCGATTCCGCTCCTCATCTCCCCACTCTTATCTCCACCCGCCGCGCTTCCTCAAATTCACCTCTCATTTTCAGGAGAATGATCTCCGCCGTCACAGGATTTTCTGCGGAAACAATTCCGATCCCTCCTCAACTAAG GAGAAGCCTGAATCCGGAATTGATGCCGCTGCGACTGAAACGACGTCGTCAGCTGGCGCTGAATTGCCGGCGTATCCAACTAAAGATCTCAACCGCCGAGTTGCGGTGGCTTCTATGCTTGGAGCAGTTGGATTGTTCGCCTCTACGCGCTTGGACTTTGGCGGGACATCTTTGAAGGATCTGTCCGCCCTAGCATTGCCTTACGAAGAG GCTCTTTCAAATGGCAAGCCCACTGTTGTTGAGTTTTACGCAGATTGGTGTGAAGTATGTCGAGTGTTAGCACCGGATGTCTACAAAGTCAAACAGCAATTTAA GGACAAAGTAAATTTTGTTATGTTGAACGTTGATAATACAAAGTGGGAACAAGAGCTtgatgaatttggtgttgagGGCATTCCCCATTTTGCATTTCTTGACAAAGATGGTAATGAGGAGGGGAATGTGGTAGGCCGCCTTCCACGTCTGTACCTGCTTGAAAATGTTGATGCCCTGGCTCGGGGGGCAGCAAACGTGCCTCATGCACGTGTTGTAGGACAATATTCAAGTACTGAAGCAAGAAAAGTTCATCAAGTTGTTGATCCGAGAAGTCATGGATAG